The Streptomyces sp. NL15-2K genome contains a region encoding:
- a CDS encoding GPP34 family phosphoprotein: MSTPRDLLITAMDLAAGRPVERGDLSLALAGGELIDLLDAQVITLDGDHIVPNDRRAVDDRLLDEAASSLPRQAPYESVDGWLWRRGRDLSAAYLAALEAEGQLTRQRDRRWMIFQPSHTVLVDSPARRRAANRWASDEPLLAALAAAAGIGDKPTGESPSVADDAVATVLAAVHDAVRGLEAERQRRALDEAAFDNIWRGE, from the coding sequence ATGAGCACACCCCGGGACCTGTTGATCACCGCCATGGACTTGGCGGCCGGTCGCCCCGTCGAACGAGGCGATCTGTCACTCGCGCTCGCGGGAGGCGAGCTGATCGACCTCCTTGATGCCCAAGTCATCACGCTGGACGGCGATCACATCGTGCCGAACGACCGGCGAGCCGTAGATGACCGGCTGTTGGACGAGGCCGCGTCCTCGCTCCCGCGACAAGCGCCGTACGAGTCGGTCGACGGCTGGCTGTGGCGCAGGGGCCGTGACCTGTCCGCAGCCTATCTGGCCGCCCTCGAAGCGGAAGGGCAGCTCACTCGGCAACGTGACCGCCGCTGGATGATCTTCCAGCCCAGTCACACGGTGCTGGTGGATTCGCCCGCACGCCGCCGGGCGGCGAACCGTTGGGCATCGGATGAGCCCCTCCTCGCGGCGCTCGCGGCGGCCGCCGGGATCGGCGACAAGCCGACCGGAGAGTCACCAAGCGTGGCCGACGATGCCGTGGCGACGGTGCTCGCCGCCGTCCATGACGCCGTAAGGGGCCTGGAGGCCGAACGGCAGCGGCGAGCCCTCGACGAGGCGGCCTTCGACAACATCTGGCGGGGCGAATGA
- a CDS encoding DUF1097 domain-containing protein: MSNGRIDRITLPHEISASIIAFATVFLLLSPLHMPTWAIFITWAGTFMQGGPSIANAISMITATTTGAGFAVVAVLLNRETGTMFGTGEFAQTLALGVVIFFVNGALLATGRLKPFALIPAMFFGFASTFATYFGGFGYDAGNLGASFVSAAAMCALGPLAATLGLRLMFAPPATEPEPGKQRQTEEVTPSASEAPA, from the coding sequence ATGAGCAACGGACGCATCGACCGCATCACACTGCCGCACGAGATCAGCGCCTCGATCATCGCCTTCGCCACCGTCTTCCTGCTCCTGAGCCCGCTCCACATGCCGACCTGGGCGATCTTCATCACCTGGGCCGGAACGTTCATGCAGGGCGGCCCCAGCATCGCCAACGCCATCTCCATGATCACCGCCACTACGACAGGGGCGGGGTTCGCGGTGGTGGCCGTACTCCTCAACCGTGAGACGGGCACGATGTTCGGCACCGGGGAGTTCGCCCAGACCCTGGCGCTGGGCGTGGTGATCTTCTTCGTCAACGGCGCCCTGCTGGCGACCGGCCGGCTGAAGCCGTTCGCTCTCATCCCGGCGATGTTCTTCGGCTTCGCGTCGACCTTCGCCACGTACTTCGGCGGATTCGGCTATGACGCGGGGAACCTGGGCGCCTCCTTCGTCAGCGCCGCCGCGATGTGCGCCCTCGGCCCGCTCGCGGCCACCCTCGGCCTACGGCTGATGTTCGCCCCACCGGCCACCGAGCCCGAGCCCGGGAAGCAGCGCCAGACCGAGGAGGTGACGCCTTCGGCCAGCGAGGCACCCGCCTGA
- a CDS encoding alpha/beta fold hydrolase has translation MSDHLTFQLGDFTTQSGATLRGAHLAYTTYGELNADKSNVIVYPTWYSGRHWDNEWLIGPGMALDPAEYFIIVPNMLGNGLSTSPSNTPPPYDRARFPDITVYDQIAAQHKLVTEEFGIEKIQLVTGWSMGAGQTFQWAVSHPEMVERIAPFCGSPRTSAHNKVFLEGVKAALTADAVFNGGWYDADKWPTTGLRALARVYAGWGFSQAFYWEKEYEKLGYTSLEDFLVGFWEGFFLDGRDPNNLLTMLWTWQNGDVGLTPGFDGDTEAALGSIKATTLDMPAEKDLYFPPEDEAWAVSHIPGAELRVIPGIWGHFAGGGSSPEDTEFIDTGIKELLAKPGGLA, from the coding sequence ATGAGCGACCATCTCACCTTCCAGCTGGGCGACTTCACCACCCAGAGTGGCGCCACCCTGCGCGGCGCGCACCTCGCCTACACCACGTACGGCGAGCTCAACGCGGACAAGTCCAACGTGATCGTCTACCCCACCTGGTACTCCGGCCGCCACTGGGACAACGAGTGGCTCATCGGCCCCGGTATGGCCCTCGACCCGGCCGAGTACTTCATCATCGTCCCGAACATGCTCGGCAACGGCCTGTCCACCTCGCCGAGCAACACCCCGCCGCCGTACGACCGCGCCCGCTTCCCCGACATCACGGTGTACGACCAGATCGCGGCCCAGCACAAGCTGGTGACCGAGGAGTTCGGCATCGAGAAGATCCAGCTCGTGACCGGCTGGTCGATGGGCGCCGGGCAGACCTTCCAGTGGGCCGTCAGCCACCCGGAGATGGTCGAGCGGATCGCCCCCTTCTGCGGCTCCCCGCGCACCAGCGCCCACAACAAGGTCTTCCTGGAGGGCGTCAAGGCCGCGCTGACCGCCGACGCGGTCTTCAACGGCGGCTGGTACGACGCGGACAAGTGGCCGACCACCGGACTGCGCGCACTCGCCCGGGTGTACGCGGGATGGGGCTTCTCGCAGGCGTTCTACTGGGAGAAGGAGTACGAGAAGCTCGGCTACACCTCTCTGGAGGACTTCCTCGTCGGCTTCTGGGAGGGTTTCTTCCTCGACGGCCGTGACCCCAACAACCTGCTCACCATGCTCTGGACCTGGCAGAACGGCGACGTCGGGCTCACCCCCGGCTTCGACGGGGACACGGAGGCGGCGCTGGGCTCCATCAAGGCGACCACTCTCGACATGCCCGCCGAGAAGGACCTCTACTTCCCGCCGGAGGACGAGGCCTGGGCCGTCAGCCACATACCGGGCGCCGAACTCCGGGTGATCCCCGGCATCTGGGGCCACTTCGCCGGCGGCGGCAGCAGCCCCGAGGACACCGAATTCATCGACACGGGTATCAAGGAACTGCTGGCCAAGCCGGGCGGATTGGCGTAG
- the fmdA gene encoding formamidase: MPEVVFSVDQALSMRDQKVPGHNRWHPDIPPAVTVKPGSDFRIECRDWTDNQIGNNDSANDVRDVDLTHAHMLSGPIAVEGAEPGDLLVVDILDLGPIPQAQGEGSGEGWGYTGVFAKNNGGGFLTDRFPDSYKAVWDFHGQQATSRHIPGVRYTGITHPGLFGTAPSAELLARWNAREQALIDTDPHRVPALALPPLTDNALAGTAAGETATRIAAEGARTVPARENGGNHDIKNFTRGSRVFYPVLVPGALLSGGDLHFSQGDGEITFCGAIEMGGFIDLHVDLIKGGMEKYGVTTNPIFMPGNVAPQYTEFISFVGISVDHETDTNHYLDATMAYRNACLNAVDYLTTFGYSGEQAYLLLGSAPIEGRISGVVDIPNACSTLYLPTAIFDFDIRPTAEGPRKADRGQCAVTS; the protein is encoded by the coding sequence ATGCCCGAAGTCGTCTTCAGCGTCGACCAGGCCCTGTCCATGCGCGACCAGAAGGTCCCCGGCCACAATCGCTGGCACCCCGACATCCCGCCCGCCGTCACCGTGAAGCCGGGCTCGGACTTCCGCATCGAGTGCCGGGACTGGACCGACAACCAGATCGGCAACAACGACTCGGCCAACGACGTCCGCGACGTCGACCTCACCCACGCCCACATGCTCAGCGGTCCGATCGCCGTGGAGGGCGCCGAGCCCGGCGACCTGCTGGTCGTGGACATCCTCGACCTGGGCCCCATACCCCAGGCGCAGGGCGAGGGTTCCGGGGAGGGCTGGGGTTACACCGGCGTCTTCGCCAAGAACAACGGCGGCGGGTTCCTCACCGACCGCTTCCCCGACTCGTACAAGGCCGTCTGGGACTTCCACGGCCAGCAGGCCACCTCCCGCCACATCCCCGGCGTCCGCTACACCGGCATCACCCACCCCGGCCTCTTCGGCACCGCGCCCTCCGCCGAACTGCTCGCCCGCTGGAACGCCCGCGAGCAGGCCCTCATCGACACCGACCCGCACCGGGTGCCGGCGCTCGCCCTGCCCCCGCTCACCGACAACGCGCTGGCCGGGACGGCGGCCGGCGAGACGGCCACCCGTATCGCCGCCGAAGGCGCCCGCACGGTCCCGGCCCGCGAGAACGGCGGCAACCACGACATCAAGAACTTCACCCGCGGCTCACGGGTCTTCTATCCCGTCCTCGTCCCCGGCGCCCTGCTCTCCGGCGGCGACCTGCACTTCAGCCAGGGCGACGGCGAGATCACCTTCTGCGGCGCCATCGAGATGGGCGGCTTCATCGACCTGCACGTCGACCTGATCAAGGGCGGCATGGAGAAGTACGGCGTCACGACCAACCCGATCTTCATGCCGGGCAACGTCGCGCCGCAGTACACCGAGTTCATCTCGTTCGTCGGCATCTCCGTCGACCACGAGACCGACACCAACCACTACCTCGACGCGACGATGGCGTACCGCAACGCCTGCCTCAACGCCGTCGACTACCTCACGACCTTCGGCTACAGCGGAGAGCAGGCCTACCTCCTGCTGGGCTCGGCCCCGATCGAGGGCCGGATCAGCGGCGTCGTGGACATCCCCAACGCGTGCAGCACCCTCTACCTCCCCACGGCGATCTTCGACTTCGACATCCGGCCGACGGCCGAGGGCCCGAGAAAAGCCGACCGCGGCCAGTGCGCCGTCACCTCTTGA
- a CDS encoding zinc ribbon domain-containing protein: protein MAMYQYRCSGCGTFEVIRPIGRALPEEPCDTCGDQSRRIFTAPLLSRTSAPLARALHAQEASAHEPRVVTEVPPTRRRPSPAGDPRHAHLPKP, encoded by the coding sequence ATGGCCATGTATCAGTACCGCTGTTCGGGCTGCGGAACCTTCGAGGTGATCCGTCCGATCGGCCGCGCCCTTCCCGAAGAGCCCTGCGACACCTGCGGTGACCAGTCCCGTCGGATCTTCACCGCCCCCCTGCTCAGCCGTACGTCCGCTCCGCTGGCCCGCGCCCTGCACGCCCAGGAGGCCAGCGCCCACGAACCGCGCGTCGTCACCGAGGTGCCGCCCACCCGCCGCCGGCCGTCCCCGGCCGGCGATCCCCGGCACGCCCACTTGCCCAAGCCCTGA
- a CDS encoding substrate-binding domain-containing protein: MIEKASVRLGSPAGRARDALDVALVVPLQGPAGIFGPSCECCAQLAAEEVNAESGVLGRELRLVLVDGGAPPEQVATEIDALISGGVIDAVAGWHISAVRQVVAPRIDGRVPYVYTALYEGGERSPGVFLTGETPNRQLRPALRWFAAELGIRRWTIVGDDYVWPRSSARAAHRYLRELGGEVCDEMYVPLGTKDFGPVLARVAASDCEAVLMLLIGDDAVLFNRAFTAAGLDRDHIRFSSLIEENVLLATGPENTRGLMTSAGYFEDLPTASGLDFAAAYGRRFGPKAPVLNSLGESCYEGVRMLTELLRRAGGVDVARIQATAEGLEYETPRGTVQIRDRHLEQRVFLAVADGLQWDVLQQLP, from the coding sequence ATGATCGAGAAGGCGTCCGTCCGGCTCGGCTCTCCGGCAGGCCGGGCCCGGGACGCGCTGGATGTCGCCCTTGTGGTCCCGCTCCAGGGCCCGGCCGGGATCTTCGGCCCGTCCTGCGAGTGCTGCGCCCAGCTCGCGGCCGAGGAGGTCAACGCCGAGTCGGGCGTGCTGGGCAGGGAGCTGCGGCTGGTGCTGGTCGACGGCGGGGCGCCGCCCGAGCAGGTGGCGACCGAGATCGACGCGCTGATCTCCGGCGGCGTCATCGACGCGGTGGCCGGCTGGCACATCTCCGCCGTCCGCCAAGTAGTCGCCCCGCGCATCGACGGCCGCGTGCCGTACGTCTACACCGCGCTCTACGAAGGCGGTGAGCGGTCCCCGGGTGTGTTCCTCACCGGCGAGACCCCCAACCGTCAACTGCGGCCCGCGCTGCGGTGGTTCGCCGCCGAACTCGGCATCCGGCGCTGGACGATCGTCGGCGACGACTACGTCTGGCCCCGCTCCTCCGCCCGCGCCGCCCACCGCTACCTGCGCGAACTCGGTGGCGAGGTCTGCGACGAGATGTACGTGCCGCTCGGCACCAAGGACTTCGGCCCTGTGCTGGCCCGGGTCGCGGCCAGTGACTGCGAGGCCGTCCTCATGCTGCTGATCGGGGACGACGCCGTGCTCTTCAACCGCGCCTTCACCGCGGCCGGGCTCGACCGTGACCACATCCGGTTCAGTTCGCTGATCGAGGAGAACGTCCTGCTGGCCACCGGGCCGGAGAACACCCGCGGACTGATGACCTCGGCCGGGTACTTCGAGGACCTGCCGACCGCGTCCGGCCTCGACTTCGCCGCCGCGTACGGACGCCGGTTCGGGCCCAAGGCGCCGGTGCTCAACAGCCTCGGCGAGTCCTGCTACGAGGGCGTCCGCATGCTCACCGAGCTGCTGCGGCGGGCGGGCGGCGTGGACGTGGCCAGGATTCAGGCGACCGCCGAAGGGCTCGAGTACGAGACCCCGCGTGGCACGGTCCAGATACGGGACCGCCACCTGGAGCAGCGCGTGTTCCTCGCCGTGGCCGACGGGCTGCAGTGGGACGTGCTCCAGCAGCTGCCGTAA
- a CDS encoding MarR family winged helix-turn-helix transcriptional regulator, with translation MTTTTPAAVSDLDLARALTLVERSVVQRLGEALKAEGATLEEWRVLSFLGDGAGRAMTEIAEFALLTAPTLTKVVDRMVSVNLVLRRVDDADRRRVLVFASERGSEALSRWTAAVEREQEHIVTALGAEETALLRTLLQRASRRLG, from the coding sequence ATGACCACGACGACCCCGGCGGCCGTATCCGATCTCGACTTGGCGCGAGCCCTCACGCTCGTGGAACGGAGCGTCGTCCAAAGGCTCGGCGAGGCGCTGAAGGCGGAGGGTGCGACGCTCGAGGAGTGGCGCGTGCTGTCGTTCCTCGGCGACGGCGCCGGCCGCGCGATGACCGAGATCGCCGAGTTCGCCCTGCTGACGGCGCCGACCCTGACCAAGGTCGTCGACCGCATGGTGTCCGTCAACCTGGTCCTGCGCCGGGTGGACGACGCGGACCGGCGGCGTGTACTGGTGTTCGCGTCCGAGCGGGGCAGCGAGGCGCTGTCACGATGGACGGCAGCGGTCGAACGCGAACAGGAACACATCGTGACCGCCCTCGGCGCGGAAGAGACGGCCTTGTTGCGGACGCTCCTTCAGCGGGCTTCGAGGCGGCTGGGCTGA
- a CDS encoding SDR family oxidoreductase, with product MTRTVLVTGGTSGIGRAIAERFAADRTEVYITGRHPDTVERTAKELGVHGVVCDATDPGQVAALAARLSELDALVNASGGLPEAVPGDGPALEALLAQWQTNLAQNLLGAVLTTASVLDKLTSGSSVISIGSIGAERGGGSYGAAKAALAAWNASLSRELGPHGITSNVISAGYITGTNFFRDQMTDERHNALVDETHNKRPGTVEDIGATAYFLASPGARHITGQTIHVNGGAFTTR from the coding sequence TTGACCCGCACAGTGCTCGTCACCGGAGGCACCAGCGGCATCGGCCGCGCCATCGCCGAAAGGTTCGCCGCCGACCGGACGGAGGTCTACATCACCGGACGCCATCCCGACACCGTCGAACGAACGGCCAAGGAGTTGGGCGTGCACGGTGTCGTCTGCGATGCGACCGACCCCGGGCAGGTCGCGGCGCTCGCCGCCCGGCTCAGCGAGCTGGACGCCCTGGTCAACGCGTCAGGTGGACTGCCCGAGGCGGTACCCGGCGACGGACCGGCCCTGGAGGCGCTTTTGGCCCAGTGGCAAACCAACCTGGCCCAGAACTTGCTGGGCGCGGTCCTGACCACCGCCTCGGTTCTCGACAAACTCACTTCCGGCAGTTCCGTCATCAGCATCGGCTCGATCGGAGCCGAACGCGGCGGCGGCTCGTACGGTGCAGCCAAGGCCGCACTGGCCGCATGGAATGCCTCGCTGTCCCGCGAACTCGGCCCCCACGGCATCACCAGCAACGTCATCTCCGCGGGCTACATCACCGGCACCAACTTCTTCCGCGACCAGATGACCGACGAGCGCCACAACGCGCTCGTGGATGAGACACACAACAAGCGCCCGGGCACCGTCGAGGACATAGGCGCGACGGCATACTTCCTAGCCTCCCCAGGCGCTCGGCATATCACCGGCCAGACCATTCACGTCAACGGCGGGGCCTTCACCACGCGGTAA
- a CDS encoding MarR family transcriptional regulator, which translates to MADTIAASGDPVPTYPAAEIAAAWQRERPGTPTESIEIVTPIWRLAKLFAEDRNRVLREAGIDAATLDLLSVIRRSGPPYTLSTREIAQRTLVTAGAISQRVARAEREGLAQRKPGATGRRTVLVSLTAEGHALIERSVDAVLGREAALVSDLSAHERDSLIELLEKLLTDVRRRTTYIGS; encoded by the coding sequence GTGGCTGACACCATCGCCGCATCGGGGGACCCCGTACCGACCTATCCCGCCGCGGAGATCGCCGCGGCCTGGCAGCGGGAGCGACCTGGCACCCCAACCGAGTCGATCGAGATCGTCACACCCATCTGGAGGCTGGCCAAGCTCTTCGCCGAAGACCGCAACCGTGTGCTGCGCGAAGCGGGTATCGATGCAGCCACCCTCGACCTGCTCTCGGTCATCCGTCGTTCCGGGCCGCCCTACACCCTCAGCACCCGCGAGATCGCCCAGCGGACACTGGTGACCGCCGGGGCCATCTCGCAGCGCGTCGCCCGGGCCGAACGAGAGGGCCTCGCCCAGCGAAAACCGGGGGCCACCGGCCGCCGGACCGTGCTTGTGTCACTGACGGCCGAGGGCCACGCCCTCATCGAGCGGTCCGTCGACGCCGTCCTCGGCCGCGAGGCCGCACTCGTCAGCGACCTGTCGGCGCACGAACGCGACTCACTGATCGAGCTCCTGGAGAAACTGCTGACCGACGTTCGACGACGCACGACATACATCGGGAGCTGA